One stretch of Diabrotica undecimpunctata isolate CICGRU chromosome 5, icDiaUnde3, whole genome shotgun sequence DNA includes these proteins:
- the RpL23 gene encoding large ribosomal subunit protein uL14, translating to MSKRGRGGSAGAKFRISLALPVGAVINCADNTGAKNLYVIAVQGIGGRLNRLPAAGSGDMIVATVKKGKPELRKKVMPAVVIRQRKPFRRKDGVFIYFEDNAGVIVNNKGEMKGSAITGPVAKECADLWPRIASNASSIA from the exons GACGTGGTGGTTCCGCGGGAGCGAAGTTTAGGATCTCCCTTGCTCTTCCTGTTGGAGCAGTAATTAATTGTGCAGATAACACAG gAGCCAAGAACTTATATGTTATTGCTGTACAAGGTATTGGTGGACGTCTTAACCGTCTGCCAGCTGCAGGATCTGGGGACATGATTGTAGCCACAGTCAAAAAGGGTAAACCAGAACTCAGGAAAAAAGTCATGCCTGCAGTAGTCATCAGGCAGAGGAAACCATTCAGAAGGAAGGATGGTGTCTTCATTTACTTTGAAGATAATGCTGGGGTTATCGTCAACAATAAAGGTGAAATGAAAGGATCGGCCATCACTGGTCCAGTTGCAAAAGAGTGTGCAGATTTATGGCCCAGAATTGCATCAAATGCAAGCAGTATTGCTTGA